The following proteins come from a genomic window of Triticum aestivum cultivar Chinese Spring chromosome 6A, IWGSC CS RefSeq v2.1, whole genome shotgun sequence:
- the LOC123127940 gene encoding uncharacterized protein — protein sequence MAMVMENQQPVAQMQLIPAPPRPPPPPPPAPQAYKHHCKVCKKGFMCGRALGGHMRAHGIADDALAAEDAFNDDGGGVGESSEAGSPSPTTAKRMYGLRANPGRLRNCRVCENCGKEFTSWKSLLDHGRCSFDEDDDLDGSLRSSSPLHNNADEGLDEDDEEEGDLALASGWSKGKRSRRAKVMIAGSSAISEVQQPAPSSEEEDLANCLVMLSSSRVTQPTVHVDADQESSASASKDEERNKLLVPQPLSIIPPMTAQFKFSAPQVVVAQHVPTVPRGLFECKACKKVFTSHQALGGHRASHKKVKGCFAAKLESSRNESTHQQAMASAALHDNTRAIPEAVGDTSTAEGKSGNLDAGKATSVGAGEFVVPAATTEMSIMPIADAAPVAAAFSPFKKKGKVHECSICHRVFTSGQALGGHKRCHWLTSSATDHAKLQPVVPDHLMAAMCHHLTLGSPMFDAADQRILDLNVPTNPSAEAVATRQAAELNDIPLCLNAPASMYVQSWTGHSNASHVNKTGTSSRNDAAAGGGAATEDEADSTSAKRAKVSDLKDMKVAGESLSWLQVGIGISSSENNEKSAQEGA from the coding sequence ATGGCCATGGTCATGGAGAACCAGCAGCCGGTGGCGCAGATGCAGCTGATCCCGGCACCGCCGcgcccgcctcctcccccgccgccggcgccccagGCCTACAAGCACCACTGCAAGGTGTGCAAGAAGGGGTTCATGTGCGGACGGGCGCTCGGCGGGCACATGAGGGCGCACGGGATCGCGGACGACGCGCTAGCCGCCGAGGATGCCTTCAATGATGATGGCGGCGGTGTCGGCGAATCGTCCGAGGCGGGGAGCCCGTCGCCGACGACGGCCAAACGCATGTACGGGCTCCGCGCCAACCCTGGACGGCTACGGAACTGCCGGGTGTGCGAGAACTGCGGGAAGGAGTTCACGTCGTGGAAGTCGTTGCTGGATCATGGAAGGTGCAGCTTTGACGAGGACGATGATTTGGATGGCTCCCTCCGTTCGTCGTCGCCACTGCATAATAACGCCGACGAAGGCTTGgatgaggacgacgaggaggaagggGACCTGGCGTTGGCCTCCGGGTGGTCCAAGGGGAAACGGTCACGCCGCGCCAAGGTGATGATCGCCGGGAGCAGTGCCATATCGGAAGTGCAACAGCCGGCCCCATCAAgcgaggaggaggaccttgccaatTGCCTCGTCATGCTCTCCTCGTCTCGTGTCACGCAACCAACAGTGCATGTGGATGCCGACCAGGAGTCGTCCGCATCAGCGAGCAAGGATGAAGAAAGGAATAAACTCCTGGTGCCACAACCGCTCTCGATCATCCCTCCCATGACAGCACAGTTCAAGTTTTCTGCGCCTCAGGTGGTAGTGGCGCAGCACGTTCCAACCGTCCCACGCGGCTTGTTTGAATGCAAGGCGTGCAAGAAGGTGTTCACCTCACACCAGGCTCTCGGCGGGCACCGTGCCAGCCACAAGAAAGTTAAAGGGTGCTTCGCCGCCAAGCTTGAGAGCAGCCGCAACGAGAGTACCCACCAACAGGCTATGGCATCGGCTGCTCTACACGACAACACCAGGGCCATCCCTGAGGCTGTAGGAGATACCAGCACTGCAGAAGGGAAGTCGGGTAACCTCGATGCCGGCAAGGCGACGAGTGTTGGCGCCGGCGAGTTCGTTGTGCCCGCAGCAACGACGGAAATGTCCATTATGCCGATCGCTGATGCAGCGCCGGTAGCAGCCGCCTTTTCTCCGTTCAAGAAGAAGGGGAAGGTGCACGAATGCTCCATCTGCCACCGCGTGTTCACGTCGGGGCAAGCGCTCGGGGGCCACAAGCGGTGCCACTGGCTCACCTCCAGCGCAACGGACCACGCCAAGCTCCAGCCCGTCGTTCCCGATCACCTCATGGCGGCCATGTGCCACCACCTCACCCTCGGCAGCCCGATGTTCGACGCGGCGGACCAGCGAATCCTTGATCTCAACGTGCCAACAAATCCGTCGGCTGAGGCGGTCGCCACCAGACAGGCCGCCGAGCTCAACGACATCCCGCTCTGCCTCAACGCGCCGGCGTCCATGTATGTGCAGTCCTGGACGGGGCACAGCAACGCCAGCCACGTGAATAAGACCGGGACGAGCAGCCGCAACGACGCGGCTGCCGGAGGCGGCGCGGCCACGGAGGACGAGGCCGATAGCACCAgtgcgaagagggccaaggtcagCGACCTCAAGGACATGAAGGTGGCCGGAGAGTCGCTGTCGTGGCTGCAGGTTGGCATCGGCATTTCCTCGTCGGAGAACAACGAGAAGAGTGCTCAGGAGGGAGCCTAA